Proteins from a single region of Desulfobacter postgatei 2ac9:
- a CDS encoding Bax inhibitor-1/YccA family protein, whose amino-acid sequence MMSLNSLGCPLLVFKKPIAKPIPLGTAERIMDRRHVIQVAVILFTLTLLSVAGMVTIFYSAIALGDHATAELARNIGFGGGVLGLSLAFLTMLYRQYAHLTAPLYALAGGIFMTGIALHFEIRFPGIALQSIFLTLAVFCIMLLLYATGTIAVTRKLIIVIYAATASIALAYLFSFLLIFLDFHISFLHGAGTGGTIWFGFIAVTAAINMVLDFERINQIEGRKQPVFMPWYVGLGLMITMVWLYVSILRMLATVRR is encoded by the coding sequence ATGATGTCGCTCAACAGCCTCGGCTGTCCACTTCTGGTTTTCAAGAAACCCATAGCCAAGCCCATCCCCCTTGGTACGGCTGAACGGATCATGGATCGAAGACATGTGATCCAGGTGGCTGTAATTCTGTTTACCCTCACGCTCCTCTCCGTTGCCGGCATGGTAACGATCTTCTATTCCGCCATTGCTTTAGGCGATCACGCAACCGCTGAACTTGCAAGAAATATCGGTTTTGGCGGGGGTGTTCTGGGTTTAAGTCTTGCCTTCCTGACGATGCTGTATCGACAATATGCTCATTTAACCGCCCCACTTTATGCTTTGGCCGGTGGTATTTTCATGACAGGCATAGCCTTGCACTTTGAAATTCGATTTCCGGGCATCGCCCTTCAATCCATTTTCCTAACGTTGGCAGTATTTTGCATCATGCTCCTGCTCTATGCTACGGGCACGATTGCAGTAACACGTAAGCTAATAATCGTTATTTATGCCGCGACCGCTTCCATTGCCTTGGCATATTTGTTCAGCTTTCTGTTGATTTTTCTGGATTTCCATATCTCGTTTCTCCATGGTGCAGGAACCGGCGGCACTATCTGGTTCGGCTTCATTGCGGTCACCGCAGCCATTAATATGGTGTTGGATTTTGAACGGATAAATCAAATCGAGGGTCGAAAACAACCTGTCTTCATGCCTTGGTACGTCGGACTCGGTCTGATGATTACCATGGTTTGGCTGTATGTTTCCATCCTTCGGATGCTGGCGACTGTTCGGCGTTAA
- a CDS encoding sugar phosphate nucleotidyltransferase — protein sequence MIQPIIIAGGSGTRLWPMSRKLYPKQYLALAGDLSRTGW from the coding sequence ATGATTCAGCCAATCATCATTGCCGGTGGCTCCGGCACAAGACTCTGGCCCATGTCCAGAAAACTGTATCCCAAGCAATACCTGGCCCTGGCCGGTGATCTGAGCAGGACAGGCTGGTAA
- a CDS encoding sugar phosphate nucleotidyltransferase — translation MRKGENLGDTGFCVSGFVVKPGAARAETYLNSGDYLWNSGMFMFRAQKYIEALELFQPDIIKTCKAVMENSSQDMNFIRVINGE, via the coding sequence ATCCGCAAAGGGGAGAACCTGGGTGACACCGGATTCTGTGTGAGCGGTTTTGTGGTAAAACCTGGTGCGGCCAGGGCGGAAACCTACTTGAATTCAGGCGATTATTTATGGAATAGCGGCATGTTCATGTTCCGGGCACAAAAATATATTGAAGCGCTTGAACTGTTTCAACCAGATATAATTAAAACCTGCAAAGCAGTCATGGAAAATAGCTCTCAGGACATGAATTTTATCCGGGTGATCAACGGTGAGTAG
- a CDS encoding AlbA family DNA-binding domain-containing protein: MPDDIAELFAAPEGKTLEFKRDLSSMKQIMKTVVAFANTAGGKLIIGKDDDGRVFGVEDPLLAEEKLSNAIADSIMPLIMPDIEIISWEGRPLILIRVVHWPGPFYIKSQGPLEGTYIRLGSTNRKAGPEFIAEIERMHKNKSFDQLPCPAFDIEALDIPFLQTR, encoded by the coding sequence ATGCCCGATGATATTGCAGAACTATTTGCAGCCCCGGAAGGAAAAACTCTCGAGTTTAAACGGGATTTGTCTTCAATGAAGCAGATCATGAAGACGGTGGTTGCCTTTGCCAATACCGCTGGTGGCAAGCTTATCATCGGTAAGGACGATGATGGTAGGGTGTTTGGGGTGGAAGATCCGCTTTTGGCGGAAGAAAAGTTGTCCAACGCCATTGCCGACTCCATTATGCCATTGATCATGCCCGATATTGAAATTATTTCATGGGAAGGCCGTCCCCTCATCTTAATTCGTGTGGTACACTGGCCCGGCCCGTTTTATATAAAAAGTCAAGGCCCTTTGGAAGGCACTTATATTCGACTGGGATCGACAAATCGCAAAGCTGGTCCGGAATTTATCGCTGAAATTGAACGGATGCACAAAAATAAATCATTTGATCAACTTCCTTGCCCGGCTTTTGACATAGAGGCCCTTGATATTCCGTTTCTTCAAACTCGATGA